One Nocardioides dongkuii genomic window, CGCGGGCCGGGTCTCGATGCTGGCCGGCACCTGGGGTCGCCGGGTGGCGCCGCGCGCCGAGAAGCCGGCGATCGCGTTCGGCGCCGTGTGCCTGGGGGTCGCCAAGATCCTCGAGAACATGGAGATCGGCCACAACGTCATGCACGGCCAGTGGGACTGGATGAACGACCCGGAGATCCACTCCTCCAACTGGGAGTGGGACACCGCCCAGCCCGCGGAGCAGTGGAAGCACTCCCACAACTACATCCACCACCAGTTCACCAACGTGCTCGGCCACGACAACGACATCGGGTACGGCATCCTGCGGATGGCCCGCGAGCAGCGCTGGCACCCCTACTACCTGGGGCAGCCGGTCTACAACGCGATGCTCGCCTCGCTGTTCCAGTGGGGCGTCGCCCTCCACGACCTCGACCTGGAGCGGATCCGCAAGGGCGAGAAGGACCCCGTGGTGATGAAGCGCCAGCTGGGGCAGATCCTGCGGAAGGGCCGCGACCAGGTCCTCAAGGACTACGTCGTCTACCCGGCGCTCTCCGGGCCGCGCTGGCGCGAGGTGATGATCGCCAACGCCTCGGCCAACTTCGCCCGCAACCTGTGGTCCTACGTGATCATCTTCTGCGGCCACTTCCCCGACGGCGCCCTGCACTTCACCGAGGAGGAGCTCGAGGACGAGACCCGCGCGGAGTGGTACCTGCGCCAGATGCTGGGCTCGGCGAACTTCGACGGCGGCCGGCTGCTGCACATCCTGAGCGGCAGCCTCGGCTTCCAGATCGAGCACCACCTGTTCCCCGACCTGCCGAGCAACCGCTACCCCGAGATCGCGGTCAAGGTGCGGGCGCTGTGCGAGAAGTACGACATCCCGTACACCACCGGACCCCTGCACCGGCAGTACGGCCAGGCGCTGCGCACGATCATGAAGCTCTCGCTGCCGAACTCCTGGACCGAGTCCGACCAGCACGACCCGCCGACGCCGTCGCGCGACCGCAAGCGCCGCTCCGACGACGAGCGGCCCTCGCGGATGCGGGAGCTGGGCGCCTACGCCCGCAGCTCCTCCGAGCGCCGCCACCGCGACGACTGACCCACCCCCCTTCCCCCATGAGGAGCACCACGATGGACCCGGCGCCCCGCGCCTTCGCCGACCTGCCGCGCGACCCCGAGCTCGGGACGCCGGTGCCGTTCGCCTGCGGCACCGACGACCCGTACGGCGGCCCGCGCGACGGGTCGGCCCCCACCGCCCGCCGGCTCGACGGCAGGCGGGTGACCCAGTGCGCGCTGAGCCGGGTCTGCGGGGTGTGCGGCGACGGCCTGGGCCGGCCGATCGCGTTCCTCGGCACCGAGGTCGAGCAGGGCCGCAACGCCTTCCACTTCCCGCCGGCCCACGTCGAGTGCGCCGAGGCGCTGCTCGCGGCGTACGACGGGGTCGACGGCCCGCTGCTCGGCCAGGACGAGGCCGGGCCGTGGGTGCTGGTGACCACGGCCGCGTTCGAGTTCGTGCGGCCGCGCAAGGAGGACCTGGACCGGCGCCCGACCTTCCAGCCCACCGCGCTCCTCGGCGTCCCCTGACCTCCACCCGGCGAGGGAGCGGGGCCGCTAGCGTGGCGGCATGGCGAAAGCACCAGCGGCGGAGGTCGACGCCGGCGGGCGCGCGGTGCGCGTCTCCAGCCCCGACCGGGTGATCTACGAGGCCACCGAGCGGACCCCCGAGGTCACCAAGCTGATGGTGGCGCAGTACTTCGCGTCCGTCGACGACGGGCTGATGCGGGCGCTGCGCGACCGGCCCACCGCGCTGGAGCGGTGGACCTCCGGGGTCCGGCCCGGCATGAAGCTGGCCACCGGTCCGCAGGACAAGGACGCCGACGCGTTCTACCAGAAGCGGGTGCCGAAGGGGGCTCCCGACTACCTGGAGACCGTGCAGGTGACCTTCCCGTCGGGGCGCACCGCTGACGAGATCTGCCCGACCGAGATCGCCGTCCCGGTCTGGTGCGCGCACATGGGCACGCTCACCTTCCACCCCTGGCCGGTACGCCGGGGCGACGTGGACCGCCCCGACGAGCTGCGGATCGACCTCGATCCCCAGCCCGGCACCACCTTCGCCGACGCCGTCCGGGTCGCGGGGCTCGCCCGCGAGCTGCTCGAGGAGCTCGGCCTGGTCGGCTACCCGAAGACCTCCGGCAACCGGGGGATCCACGTCTACGTGCGGATCGAGCCGCGCTGGGAGTTCGTCGACCTGCGGCACGCGGCGATCGGCTTCGGCCGCGAACTCGCCCGGCGCGACGACGGCGTCACGGTCGACTGGTGGAAGGAGGAGCGCGGCGAGCGGATCTTCGTCGACTACAACCAGAACAACCGCGACCGCACCATCGCCTCGGCGTACTCGCTGCGGCCGGTGCCCGGCGCCCCGGTCTCCACGCCGCTCACCTGGGCCGAGCTCGCGGAGCTGACGGACCCCAAGGAGCTGAACCTGTTCACCGTCCCCGAGCGGCTCGCCGACACCGGCGACCCGTGGGCCGGCATCGACGACACGGCGTACTCCCTCGAGCCGCTGCTCGCGCTGTGGGAGGAGCAGGGCGCGGTCGAGCTCAACTACCCGCCCGACTACCCCAAGATGCCGGGGGAGCCGCCGCGCGTGCAGCCGAGCAAGAAGGTCGCGTCCCACTGGGACGAGGACGGCAACCGCGTGGAGTGAGGCTTCAGGCCGGGTGGTCGACCAGGGTGATCGCGTACTGCCCGGGGCCGAGCGCCGCCGGCGCCGAGTGCGCCATCTCGCGCCAGCCCTGGTCGTGCAGGTTCCGCGCATAGGCGCGTACGTCGGCCGCGCGCGACCCGATGAGGAGCAGGTGGCGGCGCTGTGCGTCGCCGAGGTCGTCGAGCCCCACGACCGGGTCCAGGTCGTGGGCGACGACGGTCCCCGCGGCGTCCAGGAACTGGGCGCGCAGCAGGGAGCCGTGCACCCAGACCGACGCCCGGGCGTCGTGGACCTCGTCGGCCGGCGGCGCAGCGGTCAGCAGGTCGGCACCCATCGCTCTCACGCACGGCAGGTTAGCGAGCCGCCCGCGGCTCCCGGCCGCAGGTGGGTACCGTCGGGCCATGGCTGTCTATGACTCGAACTTGCAGGCCGCGGTGGACGCGACGTCCGTGGCGAAGGACGCCGGCGAGGCCGGCGACGACCTCGTCGGCTACCTCCGGGAGCAGCTCGCCGAGCGCGACATCGAGACCTCCGACGAGGAGTGGCTCCAGCGGATGGCCGAGGGGATCCGCGCGAACCCCAACTACATGATCGAGAGCGAGCCGCACGACTACGAGGCGCACCGCCCGATGCAGAGCGAGCTGAAGCAGGACTGACCCACGGCGTCGGACGCCGCACATCACCCCGAAATGACAAGAGGCCCGCCGGGCGCCTCGTGCGAGGCGCCTGGCGGGTTCCCCCCGTGGAAGCCGACGCGGTCCCCCCGGACCGCAGAGCATTCCCCCCCGGGTGCTCCAGCTTCCTGTCAGTTCCCTTGCGGGCCCGTTCGTCGGTGCTCCCCCCGAAGCTCCGGCCGTCCGGCTCAGCGTCCGGCGTGTGGCCCGGACTGGCTGATGACCAGAACACTACGGAGCCGTGGTCCACGGAAGATCCACACGACTTCCATGCTTCGGTAACAGATCCGGAAGCGTGACGGGCTCCCGGGGTCAGACTCCGGTGACGCCCTCGCCCCAGCCGGCCTGCTCGTCGAAGCTTTCGTGCTCCAGTAGGTGCAGGACCGGGACGCCGATCTTGCGGCGGGCCCGCGAGGTCCAGTCGACGTGGAAGAACTCCGCGACCACGTGCGGGCGGGTCAGGATGATCGCCTCGCGGCCGTCGACGGCCTTGACCTTCGCCTCGAGCGCGTCGATCGGCGACTCCGAGACGACCTCGCCCCGGGCCTTCGCCCCCGCGGCGCGCAGTGCCTCGAGGGTGGCGCGCAGGTCGGCGGAGGACCGCTCCTCGCAGTCACGGCGGACCGCGGCCAGGTCGACCTCCGACATCGCCGCGGCGGGGGAGGCCATCATCTCGCCGGCGGAGATCGAGCCCATCGCGGACTCGATCCGGGCGGCGGCGTCCTCGAGCGGCAGCAGCACGTGGTAGGTCACCGGCTCGTCGAGCCCCTCGTGCAGCGACCGCACCTGGGCGGCGTCCGCGGGGGTGAGAGCCTGCTCGACCAGCAGCACGACGTCGTAGTCCTCCATGGCCCCGACCATAGACCGCTCAGGCGCCGGGGTCTGCGCCGAGCACCTCGGCGAGGTCGTAGCCCACCGGCTCCTCCAGCTGCTCGTAGCCGCACGACTCCGGGTCGCGGTCGGGGCGCCAGCGCTTGAAGTGCGCGGTGTGCCGGAAGCGGCGGCCCTCCATGTGGTCGTACTTGACCTCCAGGACCCGCTCGGGACGCAGCGGCACGAACGAGAGGTCCTTGCCCTGGCTCCACCGGCTCTGGGTGCCGGGGACCCGGTCGGGGTTGGCGGTCAGGAACTCCTGCCAGTGCCCCCACGGGTGCTCCTCGATCGGGCACACGAGCGGCTGCAGCTCCTCGATCAGCTCGGCGCGGCGCTTCTCGGTGAAGCTCGCGCTGACGCCGACGTGCTGGAGCCCCTCGGGGGTGTAGAGGCCGAGCAGCAGGCTGCCGAGCAGCGGCCGCTCGGGGGTGCTGGTCTTGTGCTCGCGGTAGCCGGCGACCACCACGTCCGCGGTGCGCTCGTGCTTGATCTTGAGCATCGTGCGGCCGTGAGGGGAGTACGGCGCGCCGACCGGCTTGGCGATCACGCCGTCGAGGCCCGCGCCCTCGAACCGGGTGAACCACGCCTCGGCCTCGGCCGGGTCGGTGGTGGTGCGGGTCAGGTAGCAGGGCCCGGTCAGGCCGCCGAGCGCCTCCTCCAGCGCGGCCCGCCGCTCGGCGAACGGGCGGTCGACGTACGACGTGTCGCCGAGCGCGAGCAGGTCGAAGACGACGAACCCGGCCGGGGTCCGCTCGCTCAGCGTCGCGACGCGGGAGGCGGCGGGGTGGATGCGCTCCTGGAGCACCTCGAACTCCAGCCGCTGGTCGACCGCCACGAACAGCTCGCCGTCCAGGACGCAGCGCTCCGGCAGCTGTTCGCGGACCGCCGCGACGACCTCCGGGAAGTACCGGGTCAGCGGCTTGGTGTTCCGCGAGGTCAGCTCGACCTCGTCGCCGTCGCGGAAGACCAGGCAGCGGAACCCGTCCCACTTCGGCTCGAAGCTCAGCCCGCCGTGCTTCGCGGGATCGGGGATGCCGGAGACCGACTTGGCCAGCATCGGCTGGACGGGTGGCATGACGGGCAGGTCCACTCCGGCAACCTACCCGCCGGCGGCGCGGGACGTCGTACGTCGTGGTCGCGATCGCCGCCGGCTCGTAGGACGTCCCGGGGGGCGCACCCGTCGCCCGACGGGCCTAGGGTGTTCTCGCAATCCCCGGTTGGTCTGCCGGCAGGGCCCGCCTGACTTTGAATCAGGATTAGCGACGATGGTTCGACTCCATCCCGGGGAGCTCCGGCCCGCTGCACGCTCTGTGCTCCGAGGCTGATGTCGAGGCCGCTGCCGACCGCACGTCGGCGAGCCCCCGGCGTACCCCCTCCGCGGCCGCCTGCTGCGGCGGCACTTCTCAGGGATTCCTGCACCTTCTCAGGCATCGCGACCCCTGAGAACGTCCGGTTTCCCCGGTGCACCGGGGAAACCTCCACCCCCCCGGGCCACCCCACCCGCCGGCGTGTCGCAGCCCTTCGGCTTGCTTTTTGTGCCGAAAGTCCATCAAACTAGTTGGATTACTTCAACAAGCTGGGCAAGTTAAGGGGACACCTTGAGCGCGCTGACCTTCCACTGGTTCCTGCCGACCAACGGCGGCGACGGCCGGCACGTCGTGGGCGGTGGGCACGGCGTCGAGGCGCAGGCGTCCGGCCGGCCCGCGAGCGTGCCGTACCTCGGCCAGATCGCCCGCTCCGCCGAGCAGCTCGGCTTCGAGGCCGCGCTGACCCCGACCGGCGCCTGGTGCCAGGACGCCTGGGTGACGACGGCGATGATCAGCAGCCTCAGCGAGCGGCTGAAGTTCCTGGTGGCCTTCCGCCCCGACTCGGTCTCGCCGTTCCTCGCGGCGCAGATGGCGGGCACCTTCCAGAACCTGTCAGGCGGCCGCCTGCTGCTCAACGTCGTCACTGGCGGGGAGGACCACGAGCAGCGGATGTACGGCGACTTCCTCGACAAGGACGCCCGGTACGCCCGGTGCGACGAGTTCCTCACGATCGTGCGCGCGCTCTGGACCGGCGAGACCACCAACCTCGACGGCGTGCACCTCAGCACCGAGGACGCCCGCCTGGCCCAGATCCCCGACCCGCTGCCCAAGATCTACTTCGGCGGCTCCTCGCCGGCGGGCATCGCCGTCGCCGCGAAGCACGCCGACGTCTACCTGACGTGGGGCGAGCCGCCCGCCGCGGTCGAGGAGAAGATCGCGCGGGTCCGCGCCGCCGCGGCGGAGCAGGGCCGCGAGCTGACCTTCGGCATCCGGCTGCACACCATCGCGCGGCCCACCTCGCAGGAGGCCTGGGCCGAGGCCGACCGGCTGCTCGAGCACATCTCCGAGGAGGACATCGCCCGGATCCAGGCCGGCCTCAAGCGCACCGCCTCCGAGGGTCAGCGCCGGATGCTGGAGCTGAACCAGGGCTCCAAGGACGGGCTGGAGATCCACCCCAACCTGTGGGCCGGCATCGGGCTGGTCCGCGGCGGAGCCGGCACCGCCATGGTCGGGTCGTACGCCGAGATCGCGGACCTCGTCGAGGCCTACCAGGCCGTCGGGATCAGCGAGTTCGTGCTGTCCGGCTACCCCCACCTGGAGGAGGCCTACTGGTTCGGCGAGGGCGTGCTGCCCGAGCTCGCCCGCCGCGGCCTGTGGTCCCACCCGGCGCCGGTCCAGAGCAGCACGTCGGTGCCGTTCGGCGCCGCACGCCCGGCGGCCGCGTCGTGACCGCGGTCGACACCGCCACCCGGGTGACGCCGGCGGCGGGAGCGCTCGAGGGGACCGCCGCGACGACCTCCCGGCGTCCCCGGGCCCGGTCCACCGTCCTGGGCCCGCGCGCCCTGCAGGTCATCCGCTGGCTCAGCCCGGTCGCCGCGATCGTGCTGTGGCAGGTCGCCTCGGCCACCGGGTTCCTCGACGAGCGGACCCTCGCCTCGCCCGTTCAGCTCGCCGGGACCGCCCGCGAGCTCCTCGAGTCCGGCCAGCTCCAGGAGGCGGTCGCCGTCTCCGCGCGGCGGGCCGCGATCGGGTTCCTCCTGGGCGCCGCCGTCGCGATCGCGCTCGGCACGGTCGTCGGCCTCAGCGGCCTCGGCGACGCCGTGATCGACCCGCTGGTCCAGATGCTCCGGACCCTGCCCCTCTTCGGCCTCGTGCCGCTGTTCATCATCTGGTTCGGCATCAAGGAGGAGCCCAAGATCTACCTGGTCGCGCTCTTCGTGGTGGTGCCGCTCTACCTCAACCTGGTCGCCGCGCTGCGCGGCGTCGACCCCGACCTGCGGGAGGCGGCCCAGGCGCTGCGCCTGGACCGGCTCGAGCGGCTGCGCCACCTCTACGTGCCGGCCGTCCTGCCGGGCGTGCTCGTGGGCCTGCGCCAGGCGCTCGGCATGGCCTGGATCGCGCTGATCGTCGCCGAGCAGGTCAACGCGGGCGCCGGCCTGGGCTACCTGATCAACAACGCCCGCGACTTCCTGCAGACCGACATCATCGTCGTGGGGCTGCTCTGCTACGCGGTCCTCGGCCTGCTCACCGACTCCGCCGTACGCCTGCTGGAGCGCCGCGCCCTGCGCTGGCGCGACGAGGGGAGGACGGCATGAGCGCGACCGACGAGCGCCCCGTGGCGTCCCTGCGCGGCGTACGGCGCGCCTTCGGTGACCGCGAGGTGCTGGACTCGATCGACCTGGACATCCACGCCGGCGAGTTCGTCGCCCTGCTCGGTCACTCCGGCTGCGGCAAGTCGACCCTGCTCCGCATCGTCGGCGGGCTCGACCAGGGCGCCGAGGGGGAGGTCCGCACCGGCTCCGCACCGGCCGTCGTCTTCCAGGACCCCCGGCTCTTCCCGTGGCGCACGGTCCTCCAGAACGTGACCCTCGGGCTGCGCGGGTCCGACGAGCGGGCCCGGGCGATGATCGACGAGGTCGGCCTCGGCGGCCGCGAGGACGCCTGGCCCCGCCAGCTCTCCGGCGGCCAGCGCCAGCGCGTCTCCCTCGCCCGGGCGCTCGTCCGCGAGCCCGACCTGCTCCTCCTCGACGAGCCGTTCAGCGCCCTGGACGCGCTCACCCGGATCTCGGCGCAGGAGCTCGTCCGCACCCTGGTCGACGTCCACCGCCCCGCCGTGCTGATGGTCACCCACGACGTCGAGGAGGCGCTGCTGCTCGCCGACCGCGTGCTCGTGATCGCCGACGGCGGCATCGCGTACGACGAGGTCGTCCCGCTGCCCCGGCCCCGGCGCCGGGACCACCCGGAGATCGTCCGGCGACGCGCCCACCTGTTGGGCGTCCTCGGCGTCGACGAGGGCGCGCTCGCGCCCGCCCGCTAGCCACCACCCGCCTCACCACCCGCCGAACCACCCTGCGACCAGACGGAGAACCGATGTCCCACGCCCCTGCCCGAACCCGCCGCACCCTCGCGGCCGCCGCCGCGTCCGTGACCGTGCTCGGCCTGCTCGCCGGATGCGGCTCCGACTCCGCGGACGCGGGGGAGGGCGGCAAGCCGGTCCTGCGGGTCGGCGTCCAGAAGGACGGCATCCGCTCGGTCCTCACCGAGGCCGGGCTTCTCGAGGACCTGCCCTACGAGATCGAGTGGTCGGAGTTCACGGCCGGCCCGCCGATCATCGAGGCGGCCGCGGCCGACCAGATCGACGTGGCCTGGGTCGGCTCGGCCCCGCCGATCTTCGGCGCCGCCGCCGACGCGGCGTTCAAGGTCGTGGCCACGGTCGAGGAGCGCGACCAGAAGCAGGACTCGATCCTGGTGCCGGAGGGCTCCGACGTCACCTCGGTCGCCGACCTGAAGGGCAAGACGATCGCGGTCGCCAAGGGCACCTCGGGCCACGGGCACCTGCTCCTCGCCCTCGAGGACGCCGGGATGACGCTCGACGACGTGGAGCCGCAGTACCTCGCCCCCGCCGACGGCCTGGCCGCCTTCCAGTCCGGGGAGGTCGACGCCTGGGCGATCTGGGAGCCGTTCGTGACCCAGGCCGTCCAGGAGGACGGCGCGGTCAACATCACCGCCGACCAGGGCGCCGCGACCGACCCGTACCTGCAGTTCGAGATCGCGTCCTCGGCCTCGCTCGAGGAGGAGGACACCCGCGAGTCGATCGAGCACTTCGTCGGGCTCCTGGAGGAGGGCTTCGCCTGGGCCGTCGACAACCCGGAGAAGTGGGGCGAGGGCTGGGCCGAGGAGTCCGGCCTGCCGAGCTCGACCACGATCGCCGTGGCCACCAGCAAGGCCGCCGACGTGGTCCCGGTCAGCGAGGAGCACATCGCCTCCGAGCAGCAGCTGGCCGACGCGTTCTTCGAGGCCGGGGAGATCCCGGTCGAGATCGACTTCGCCGACCTCGTCGAGCCCGGCCTGATCGACTGATCCCGTCCGGGTGCCCCGCCCGGGCTGAGTAGGGTCGCCCCCATGAGCGAGCTGACCGTGGTGGTCCTGGTCGCGGGTGCCGGCACCCGGATGAAGTCGAAGACGATGAAGGTGCTCCACCCCATCTGCGGGCGGAGCATGGTCGGCCACGTCCTGAACGCGGTCGCCGCGATGGAGCCCAGCCGGGTGGTCGCGGTCGTCGGGAACCAGCGCGAGCAGGTCGGCCCGCACGTCCAGGAGATCCTCCCCGACGCGATCCTCGCCGTGCAGGAGGAGCAGCTCGGCACCGGCCACGCCGTCCGGGTCGCCGTCGACGCCGCCGGGGTCAGCGAGGGCACCGTGGTCGTGGCGTACGGCGACACCCCGCTCCTGGAGGGCGAGTCGCTGCGGGCCTTCGCGGCCGAGCACGAGGCGGCGCAGCGGGCGGTGAGCATCCTCAGCGGGATCGCGCCCGACCCGTTCGGCTACGGCCGGGTGGTGCGGGACGCCGACGGCGACGTCGTGGCGATCGTGGAGGAGAAGGATGCCACCCCCGAGCAGCGCGAGATCACCGAGATCAACTCCGGCATCCTCGCGCTCGACGCGGGCTTCCTGGTCGAGGCGCTGCCGAAGCTGCGCAACGACAACGCGAAGGGGGAGTACTACCTCACCGACCTGGTCGGCCTGGCCCGCGACGCCGGGCTGACCGTGGGCGCGCACGTCCTCGACGACGTCCGACAGACCGAGGGCGCCAACGACCGCGTGCAGCTCGCCGAGCTCGGCCGCGAGCTCAACCGCCGGATCCTGCGCCGCTGGATGCGCGACGGCGTGACCGTCGTGGACCCCGCCACCACCTGGGTCGACGCCGACGTCGTCCTCGCCCCCGACGTCACGCTCCTCCCGGGCACCCAGCTGCTGGGCGCCACCGTGGTCGGCGAGGACGCGGTGGTCGGTCCCGACACCACGCTCAAGGACTGCGAGGTCGGCGTCGGCGCGCGCGTCGTCCGCACCCACGGCGAGCTCGCGGTCGTCGGCGCCGACGCCACCGTCGGCCCGTTCTCCTACCTGCGGCCCGGCACCCAGCTCGGCGCGGACGGCAAGATCGGCGCGTTCGTCGAGACCAAGAACGCCGTCATCGGTGACCGGGCCAAGGTCCCGCACCTCTCGTACGTCGGGGACGCCGAGATCGGCGAGGGCACCAACATCGGCGCCGGCACGATCTTCGCCAACTACGACGGCGTCGCCAAGCACCGCACGACCGTCGGCCGGCACGCGCGGACCGGCTCGAACAACACCTTCGTCGCCCCCGTGACCATCGGCGACGGGGCCGGCACCGGCGGCGGGACCGTCGTGCGCCAGGACGTCCCGCCCGGTGCCCTGGCGGTGAGCAGCGGCGCCCAGCGGAACATCCCCGACTGGGCGCAGACGCGCCGCGCCGGCACTCCGCAGGCGGCGGCCGCCGAAGCGGCGGCGAAGCGAACGGCGGGTGGAGGAGAGGAGTCTCACAACGGCGACCCCGGAGTTGGGGACGTGGGGCAGCCAGGGGCAGAATCGTCCTCATAACCCCTCCGCGACCCAGGAGCACCTCGTGACCGGAATGAAGAAGACCACCGAGAAGAACCTCATGGTCTTCAGCGGCAGGGCCCACCCCGATCTCTCCGAGGAGGTGGCCTCGCTGCTCGGCACCGAGCTGGTGCCGACCTCGGCGTACGAGTTCGCCAACTCCGAGATCTACATCCGCTACGAGGAGTCGGTCCGCGGCTGCGACGCCTTCGTGATCCAGAGCCACACCGCTCCGATCAACGAGTGGATCATGGAGCACCTGATCATGGTCGACGCCCTCAAGCGGGCGAGCGCCAAGCGGATCACCGTCGTGCTGCCGTTCTACGGCTACGCCCGCCAGGACAAGAAGCACCGGGGCCGCGAGCCGATCTCCGCGCGGCTGATGGCCGACCTGTTCAAGACCGCCGGCGCCGACCGGCTGATCGCGATCGACCTGCACGCCGACCAGATCCAGGGCTACTTCGACGGCCCCGTCGACCACCTGATGGCGCTGCCGATCCTCACCGACTACGTCAAGGAGCACTACGGCCGCGAGCAGCTGTGCGTGGTCTCCCCGGACGCCGGCCGGATCAAGGTCGCGGAGCGGTGGTCGGCCAAGCTCGGCGGCGTGCCGCTGGCGTTCATCCACAAGTCCCGGCGCACCGACCGCCCCAACGAGACGGTCGCCAACCGGGTCGTGGGTGAGGTCGCGGGCAAGATGTGCGTGCTCACCGACGACATGATCGACACCGGCGGCACCATCGTGAAGGCGACCGAGGCCCTGATGAACGAGGGCGCCGCGGGCGTGATCATCGCGGCCACCCACGCGATCCTCTCCGACCCCGCGGTCGACCGGCTCAAGAACAGCCCCGCCACCGAGATCATCGTGACCAACACCCTGCCGATCCCGCCCGACCGCGAGTTCGACAAGTTGACGATCCTCTCGATCGCCCCGCTGGTGGCACGCGCGATCCGCGAGGTGTTCGAGGACGGCTCGGTCACCTCGATGTTCGACGGCCACGCCTGAGGATTCCACCCGTCCCGGGGGCGGGTGAGCCCTAGGCTCGCGCGGTGACCGCTGTCGAGGCCCGGGACCTGCACCGCACCTTCCGCACCCGCACCGGGGTGCTGCGCCGCAGCGCCAAGGAGGTCGAGGCGGTCCGCGGCGTCAGCTTCACGATCGAGCCCGGCGAGCTGTTCGGCCTGCTCGGCCCCAACGGGGCGGGCAAGACCACCACGATCAAGATGCTGATCACGCTGCTGCTCCCGACATCGGGGTCCGCGAGCGTGCTCGGGCACGACGTCGTCGACGACGTCCGCGAGGTGCGGCGGCGGATCGGCTACGTCTTCGGCGGCGACCGGGGGCTGTACGAGCGGCTGAGCGCCCGGGACAACCTGCGCTACTTCTCCGAGCTGTACGGCGTGCCCCCGCGCGAGCAGCGCACCCGGATCGCGGAGCTCCTCGACCTGGTCGGCCTCACCGGCCGCGAGAAGGAGCGGGTCGAGGGCTACTCCCGCGGCATGCGCCAGCGCCTGCACATCGCCCGGGGGCTGCTGCACGACCCCGACGTGCTCTTCCTCGACGAGCCGTCGATCGGCATCGACCCCGTGGGCGCCCGCGAGCTGCGCGGCACCATCGCCGGGCTGACCGCCGTCGGCAAGACGGTGCTGCTCACCACCCACTACATGTTCGAGGCCGACGAGCTCTGCGACCGGATCGCGGTGATCCGCTCCGGCGAGATCGTCGCCGAGGGCACGCCGGCGCAGCTCAAGCGGCTGGTCGGCGGGCACCGGGTCCTCGAGGTCGAGACGTACGGCGTGCCGCCCGAGACCGTCGCGGCGGTCGGGGCGCTGCCCGGCGTCCGCCACGTCGCGGTCGAGGAGCGCGGCCAGCTCCAGGTGCTGCTCCTCCAGGTCGCCCCGGACGCCGAGGTCGCGCAGGCGGTGCTGGCCCGGCTCGGCGAGGTCCGGGTCGGCCGGGTGAGCGCCCGCGAGCCCACGCTCGAGGACGCCTACGTCGAGCTGGTGACCGGGTGAGCGGCCGGTGAGCGCCCTGCTGCACCAGCAGTGGACCTGCTACAAGCTGCAGCTGAAGGTGCTGTCCACCTCCGCCTTCGAGGGCTTCCTGGCGGTGCTGTTCCCCTTGATGTTCGCCACCGCGGCGCTGCTGGTCTACCGCGTCCGCAACGACCCCGAGGCCATGCAGTACGCCGGCCTCGGGGCGG contains:
- a CDS encoding fatty acid desaturase family protein, which encodes MAIADVKEYTHLTEEEVEQLGRELDAIRQEIEESRNSDDAAYINRMIKVQRGLAAAGRVSMLAGTWGRRVAPRAEKPAIAFGAVCLGVAKILENMEIGHNVMHGQWDWMNDPEIHSSNWEWDTAQPAEQWKHSHNYIHHQFTNVLGHDNDIGYGILRMAREQRWHPYYLGQPVYNAMLASLFQWGVALHDLDLERIRKGEKDPVVMKRQLGQILRKGRDQVLKDYVVYPALSGPRWREVMIANASANFARNLWSYVIIFCGHFPDGALHFTEEELEDETRAEWYLRQMLGSANFDGGRLLHILSGSLGFQIEHHLFPDLPSNRYPEIAVKVRALCEKYDIPYTTGPLHRQYGQALRTIMKLSLPNSWTESDQHDPPTPSRDRKRRSDDERPSRMRELGAYARSSSERRHRDD
- a CDS encoding DNA polymerase domain-containing protein, yielding MAKAPAAEVDAGGRAVRVSSPDRVIYEATERTPEVTKLMVAQYFASVDDGLMRALRDRPTALERWTSGVRPGMKLATGPQDKDADAFYQKRVPKGAPDYLETVQVTFPSGRTADEICPTEIAVPVWCAHMGTLTFHPWPVRRGDVDRPDELRIDLDPQPGTTFADAVRVAGLARELLEELGLVGYPKTSGNRGIHVYVRIEPRWEFVDLRHAAIGFGRELARRDDGVTVDWWKEERGERIFVDYNQNNRDRTIASAYSLRPVPGAPVSTPLTWAELAELTDPKELNLFTVPERLADTGDPWAGIDDTAYSLEPLLALWEEQGAVELNYPPDYPKMPGEPPRVQPSKKVASHWDEDGNRVE
- a CDS encoding ATP-dependent DNA ligase; translation: MDLPVMPPVQPMLAKSVSGIPDPAKHGGLSFEPKWDGFRCLVFRDGDEVELTSRNTKPLTRYFPEVVAAVREQLPERCVLDGELFVAVDQRLEFEVLQERIHPAASRVATLSERTPAGFVVFDLLALGDTSYVDRPFAERRAALEEALGGLTGPCYLTRTTTDPAEAEAWFTRFEGAGLDGVIAKPVGAPYSPHGRTMLKIKHERTADVVVAGYREHKTSTPERPLLGSLLLGLYTPEGLQHVGVSASFTEKRRAELIEELQPLVCPIEEHPWGHWQEFLTANPDRVPGTQSRWSQGKDLSFVPLRPERVLEVKYDHMEGRRFRHTAHFKRWRPDRDPESCGYEQLEEPVGYDLAEVLGADPGA
- a CDS encoding LLM class flavin-dependent oxidoreductase codes for the protein MSALTFHWFLPTNGGDGRHVVGGGHGVEAQASGRPASVPYLGQIARSAEQLGFEAALTPTGAWCQDAWVTTAMISSLSERLKFLVAFRPDSVSPFLAAQMAGTFQNLSGGRLLLNVVTGGEDHEQRMYGDFLDKDARYARCDEFLTIVRALWTGETTNLDGVHLSTEDARLAQIPDPLPKIYFGGSSPAGIAVAAKHADVYLTWGEPPAAVEEKIARVRAAAAEQGRELTFGIRLHTIARPTSQEAWAEADRLLEHISEEDIARIQAGLKRTASEGQRRMLELNQGSKDGLEIHPNLWAGIGLVRGGAGTAMVGSYAEIADLVEAYQAVGISEFVLSGYPHLEEAYWFGEGVLPELARRGLWSHPAPVQSSTSVPFGAARPAAAS
- a CDS encoding ABC transporter permease — its product is MTAVDTATRVTPAAGALEGTAATTSRRPRARSTVLGPRALQVIRWLSPVAAIVLWQVASATGFLDERTLASPVQLAGTARELLESGQLQEAVAVSARRAAIGFLLGAAVAIALGTVVGLSGLGDAVIDPLVQMLRTLPLFGLVPLFIIWFGIKEEPKIYLVALFVVVPLYLNLVAALRGVDPDLREAAQALRLDRLERLRHLYVPAVLPGVLVGLRQALGMAWIALIVAEQVNAGAGLGYLINNARDFLQTDIIVVGLLCYAVLGLLTDSAVRLLERRALRWRDEGRTA
- a CDS encoding ABC transporter ATP-binding protein, which codes for MSATDERPVASLRGVRRAFGDREVLDSIDLDIHAGEFVALLGHSGCGKSTLLRIVGGLDQGAEGEVRTGSAPAVVFQDPRLFPWRTVLQNVTLGLRGSDERARAMIDEVGLGGREDAWPRQLSGGQRQRVSLARALVREPDLLLLDEPFSALDALTRISAQELVRTLVDVHRPAVLMVTHDVEEALLLADRVLVIADGGIAYDEVVPLPRPRRRDHPEIVRRRAHLLGVLGVDEGALAPAR
- a CDS encoding ABC transporter substrate-binding protein produces the protein MSHAPARTRRTLAAAAASVTVLGLLAGCGSDSADAGEGGKPVLRVGVQKDGIRSVLTEAGLLEDLPYEIEWSEFTAGPPIIEAAAADQIDVAWVGSAPPIFGAAADAAFKVVATVEERDQKQDSILVPEGSDVTSVADLKGKTIAVAKGTSGHGHLLLALEDAGMTLDDVEPQYLAPADGLAAFQSGEVDAWAIWEPFVTQAVQEDGAVNITADQGAATDPYLQFEIASSASLEEEDTRESIEHFVGLLEEGFAWAVDNPEKWGEGWAEESGLPSSTTIAVATSKAADVVPVSEEHIASEQQLADAFFEAGEIPVEIDFADLVEPGLID